In Bosea sp. PAMC 26642, the DNA window TGGGCCGCGACATGCTCTCGCGCCTGATCTTCGGCGCACGCCTCTCGCTCTTCATGGGCGTCGTTCCGGTCTTCGTCGCCTTCGTCGTCGGCTCCGTCATCGGCGTCGCCGCCGGCTTCTTCGGTGGCAAGTTCAACACCATCACGATGCGAACCGTCGATGTCTTCTACGCCTTCCCCTCGGTGCTGCTGGCGATTGCGCTGTCGGGCGCGCTCGGCGCCGGCATCACCAACTCGCTGCTCTCGCTGACCATCGTCTTCATCCCGCCGATCGCCCGCATCGCCGAAAGCGTGACGACGCAGGTTCGCGGCATGGACTATGTCGAGGCCGCCCGTGCCAGCGGCGCCAATGCGCTGACGATCATCCGGGTGCATGTGCTGGGCAATGTACTCGGGCCGATCTTCGTCTACGCGACGAGCCTAATCTCGGTCTCGATGATCCTCTCCTCGGGCCTCTCCTTCCTCGGGCTGGGCACCAAGCCGCCGACGCCCGAATGGGGCCTGATGCTGAACACGCTGCGCACCGCGATCTATGTCCAGCCTTGGGTCGCGGCATTGCCGGGCGCGGCGATCTTCATCACCTCGATCTCGTTCAACCTGCTCTCCGACGGTCTGCGCTCGGCAATGGACGTGAAGGGCTGACCATGACCAAGGAAACCCATCACCAAACCCATCCCGATCGCGGCGGCCCCGGCACACCGCTGCTGCAAGCGAAAAACTTGACCAAGCATTTCCCGCTCGGCTGCGGCGCGGTGGTGCGCGCTGTCGATGGCGTCGACTTCGCCGTCCTCAAGGGCGAAACGCTCGGCGTCGTCGGCGAATCCGGCTGTGGCAAATCGACGACCGCCCGCGTCGTCATGCAACTCATCCCGCAGGACAAGGGCGAGATGCTGTTCGACGGCGAGATCGTCGGCGGATCGGCCCTGACGCTGAAGGAATACCGCCGACAGGCCCAGATGGTCTTCCAGGACAGCTACGCCTCGCTCAATCCGCGCCTGACCATCGAGGATTCGATCGCCTTCGGCCCCACCGTCCATGGTGTCTCGAAGGCCGGCGCGATCCTGCGGGCGCGTGACCTGCTGCAGCGCGTCGGCCTCGACCCCGCCCGCTTTGCAGCGCGCTATCCGCACGAACTCTCCGGCGGCCAGCGCCAGCGCGTCAACATCGCACGTGCGCTCGCGCTGGGCCCACGCCTCGTCATCCTCGACGAGGCGGTCTCGGCTCTCGACAAATCGGTCGAGGCCCAGGTGCTGAACCTGCTCGCGGACCTGCGCGAGGAATTCGGCCTGACCTATATCTTCATCTCGCATGACCTCAACGTCGTCCGCTTCATCAGCGACCGCGTCATGGTGATGTATCTCGGCGAGGTCGTGGAGATCGGCCCGGTCGAGGAGCTCTACGGCGATCCGCGCCACCCCTATACAAGGGCGCTGCTTTCGGCGATGCCGTCGATGGACCCGGACAACCGGACCATGGAGGCCCCGCTCGCCGGCGATCCGCCCAATCCGATCAACCCGCCTGAGGGCTGCCGCTTCCACCCGCGCTGCCCGCACGCGCAAACGGTCTGCTCCAAGACCAAGCCTGTTCTGGCGACCATCGATGCGGGCACGCGCGAGGTCGCCTGCCACATGCAGGTTCCTGGCTCCGGCCACAGCCACGCCCCCCGACTGGAGGCCGCCGCATGAGCACCCCTCTCGTCGCCATCGAGAACCTCACCGTGCGCTTTCGCGGCGCCCAGACCGTCCATGCCGTCAACGGCGTCTCGCTGACGCTGGAACCAGGCAAGGTGCTCGGCATTCTCGGCGAATCCGGCTCGGGCAAGAGCGTCACGCTGAAGACGCTTTTACGTCTGCTGCCAGAGAGCCGCACCGATATCGGCGGCAGCGTTCGGGTCGATGGCCGCGACGTTCTGGCCTTGAATCCACGGGATCTGTCGGATTATCGCGGCGCCGTCACCTCGATGATCTTCCAGGACCCGGCGCTGGCGCTCGATCCGGTTTATACCGTCGGCGAGCAGATCGCCGAGGCGATCGTCCGGCATGAGAAGCTGTCGCGGAAGGCGGCGATGGCGCGCGCGCTCGAACTGCTCGAACTCGTCCGCATTCCGTCGCCCGCGCGGAGATTGAAGGCCTATCCGCACGAGATGTCGGGCGGCATGCGCCAGCGCGCCATGATCGCGCTCGCGCTCGCGGCCCGTCCCAAGCTCCTGCTCGCCGACGAACCGACCACCGCGCTCGACGCCACGGTGCAAATCCAGATTCTGTTGCTGCTGCGCCAGCTCCAGCGCGATCTCGATATGGGTATGCTGTTCGTCACCCACGACATCGGCGTCGCGGTCGAAGTCTCGGACCGGCTCGCGGTAATGTATGCCGGCCAGATCGTCGAGACCGGCACGGTGCGCGAATTGCTGCGTGACCCACAGCATCCCTACACACGAGGCTTGCTCGCCGCCAACCTGCACGGCGCGAAGAAAGGCGAGCGGCTGGAAGCGATCCCGGGCGCCCCGCCGGCACTGAACGAAGCGCCGAATGCTTGCTCGTTCGCGCCGCGCTGCAAGCATGTTCAGGACCGCTGCCGCTTGGCCCTTCCGCCGAAGATCGAGCTTGGCGAGGGACGGGTTGTGCGCTGCATCTTGGCCGAAGCTGCGCTCGCAGCGGCCTAACGACCGGCTTGCTTCAACGAACCAGCCAGTGCCGACGCCATTCCCATGACGCGGCCGACCCGCTATCAGCGGCTGATGCGCGTCACGGAAGGCGCGGATCGACAGGCAGGAGCAGATCATGGATCTCGGTCTTCACGACAAACGCGCGCTTGTTCTGGGCGCGAGCCGCGGGTTGGGCGCCGCCATCGCCAGGACGCTGGCAACCGAAGGCGCCAGCGTGATCGCAGCCGCCCGCACGGTCGCGGCGACCGAAGCCTGGATCGCCGAATTGCCGCAGGATGCGCGCGCGCGCGTCTCGGCGGCGCAACTCGATCTCGCCGACCTGGCCTCGGTCGATGCCCTGCTCGCGTCGCTGACGCAGGCGGGCGGCGTCGATATCCTTGTCTGCAATTCCGGTGGCCCGCCGCCCTCCGAGGCGCGCGAGGCCAGGCGCGACGACTGGCTGAAGCATTTCGAGGCCATGGCAGCCAATCTCTTCCATGTTGCGCAAGGACTGCTGCCTGGCATGGCCGAGAGGGGCTTCGGCCGCATCATCACCATTGCCTCCTCGGGCGTGGAGCAGCCGATCCCACGGCTCGCGCTGTCGAACGGCATCCGCTCGGCCGTCATCGGCTGGTCGAAAACCCTCTCGGCCGAGGTCGCCGCTCAAGGGATCACCGTGAACGTGGTGCTGCCGGGCCGTATCCAGACCGAGCGCGTCGACCAGCTCGACAAGGCCGCGGCCGACCGCACCGGCACCACGAAGGACGAGGCGGCCAAGGCCTCCCGCGCCACGATTCCGGCCGGCCGTTACGGCACGGCGCAGGAATTCGCCGATGTCGTCGCCTTCCTCGCCAGCACGCGGGCAAGCTACGTCACGGGCGCGAAGATCCGCATCGATGGCGGCGCGACGCGCGGGA includes these proteins:
- a CDS encoding SDR family oxidoreductase, with the translated sequence MDLGLHDKRALVLGASRGLGAAIARTLATEGASVIAAARTVAATEAWIAELPQDARARVSAAQLDLADLASVDALLASLTQAGGVDILVCNSGGPPPSEAREARRDDWLKHFEAMAANLFHVAQGLLPGMAERGFGRIITIASSGVEQPIPRLALSNGIRSAVIGWSKTLSAEVAAQGITVNVVLPGRIQTERVDQLDKAAADRTGTTKDEAAKASRATIPAGRYGTAQEFADVVAFLASTRASYVTGAKIRIDGGATRGI
- a CDS encoding ABC transporter ATP-binding protein, which produces MSTPLVAIENLTVRFRGAQTVHAVNGVSLTLEPGKVLGILGESGSGKSVTLKTLLRLLPESRTDIGGSVRVDGRDVLALNPRDLSDYRGAVTSMIFQDPALALDPVYTVGEQIAEAIVRHEKLSRKAAMARALELLELVRIPSPARRLKAYPHEMSGGMRQRAMIALALAARPKLLLADEPTTALDATVQIQILLLLRQLQRDLDMGMLFVTHDIGVAVEVSDRLAVMYAGQIVETGTVRELLRDPQHPYTRGLLAANLHGAKKGERLEAIPGAPPALNEAPNACSFAPRCKHVQDRCRLALPPKIELGEGRVVRCILAEAALAAA
- a CDS encoding ABC transporter ATP-binding protein → MTKETHHQTHPDRGGPGTPLLQAKNLTKHFPLGCGAVVRAVDGVDFAVLKGETLGVVGESGCGKSTTARVVMQLIPQDKGEMLFDGEIVGGSALTLKEYRRQAQMVFQDSYASLNPRLTIEDSIAFGPTVHGVSKAGAILRARDLLQRVGLDPARFAARYPHELSGGQRQRVNIARALALGPRLVILDEAVSALDKSVEAQVLNLLADLREEFGLTYIFISHDLNVVRFISDRVMVMYLGEVVEIGPVEELYGDPRHPYTRALLSAMPSMDPDNRTMEAPLAGDPPNPINPPEGCRFHPRCPHAQTVCSKTKPVLATIDAGTREVACHMQVPGSGHSHAPRLEAAA
- a CDS encoding ABC transporter permease yields the protein MAAITESAVPTVVAPLAKSPGYWAGVFRRFKKDKVAVGAGLVVLAIILMAIFADYIAPADPTRSSMLRRLRPIGTPGYPLGADELGRDMLSRLIFGARLSLFMGVVPVFVAFVVGSVIGVAAGFFGGKFNTITMRTVDVFYAFPSVLLAIALSGALGAGITNSLLSLTIVFIPPIARIAESVTTQVRGMDYVEAARASGANALTIIRVHVLGNVLGPIFVYATSLISVSMILSSGLSFLGLGTKPPTPEWGLMLNTLRTAIYVQPWVAALPGAAIFITSISFNLLSDGLRSAMDVKG